A region of Deltaproteobacteria bacterium DNA encodes the following proteins:
- a CDS encoding DUF2304 domain-containing protein, whose amino-acid sequence MNFLLLKVSTFFLSVFLLIWIFSLVRRRLLIEEYSFLWICIAGVFLALSFFHPVMDKVAHWLGIDYGPSALFLFFNIVTLFILIHVSIQLSDYKSKKRLLAQEIALLRDKVEELSGKERVHENA is encoded by the coding sequence ATGAATTTTTTGTTATTGAAAGTCAGCACCTTCTTTCTATCGGTATTTTTGTTGATCTGGATTTTTTCTCTGGTCCGTCGAAGGCTGCTGATCGAAGAATATTCCTTTTTATGGATCTGCATTGCCGGGGTTTTTCTGGCCCTCTCCTTTTTTCATCCGGTTATGGATAAGGTAGCCCATTGGTTGGGAATCGACTATGGGCCTTCAGCCCTCTTTTTGTTTTTTAATATAGTGACCCTTTTTATCCTGATCCATGTTTCCATTCAACTTTCCGACTATAAATCTAAAAAAAGGCTCCTGGCCCAGGAGATCGCCTTGTTGCGGGACAAAGTCGAAGAACTTTCCGGCAAGGAGAGGGTCCATGAAAATGCGTAG